Proteins encoded by one window of Paroedura picta isolate Pp20150507F chromosome 11, Ppicta_v3.0, whole genome shotgun sequence:
- the CXCR6 gene encoding C-X-C chemokine receptor type 6 isoform X3, translating into MTDVFLVSLATADLCFLGTLPFWAYSAAHEWIFGTLACRVIRGFYTLNLYGSMLTLTCVTIERYFAIVQATKVHVSQSKKAIWGKAICISLWMVSLAFALPQFVYSTQAEYDKVVCQANYSTLQMQQSIEVTQLSLGFFCPMLIMLACYYTIINTLLKAKGFDKHKSVKIVLAIVMAFICTQAPYNLLKLIRVVDRHILLHRYYEYALIITEAIAYFHSCLNPILYFFIGVKFRKNLKKIAKSIGCARYRRAAKQWQMTEEDGSKTCTASNNVEETSLQPL; encoded by the coding sequence ATGACAGACGTATTTTTAGTGAGCTTGGCTACAGCGGACTTATGCTTTCTTGGGACACTGCCGTTCTGGGCATACTCCGCCGCCCACGAGTGGATCTTTGGCACTTTGGCATGTCGGGTCATCCGGGGCTTCTACACCTTGAATCTGTATGGCTCCATGCTGACCCTCACCTGTGTGACCATTGAGAGATATTTTGCCATTGTCCAAGCCACCAAGGTCCACGTCAGCCAATCCAAGAAGGCAATCTGGGGCAAGGCAATCTGCATTTCGCTTTGGATGGTTTCCTTGGCCTTTGCGTTACCGCAGTTTGTGTACAGCACACAGGCTGAGTACGACAAAGTAGTATGCCAGGCAAACTATTCGACGCTTCAAATGCAACAATCCATTGAAGTCACTCAACTGTCTCTTGGGTTCTTCTGCCCTATGCTCATCATGCTCGCTTGCTACTACACCATTATAAACACTTTGCTCAAAGCCAAGGGTTTCGACAAACACAAGTCAGTGAAGATAGTCCTGGCGATCGTCATGGCGTTTATTTGCACGCAGGCACCCTAcaacttgctgaaactgattcgTGTCGTGGACCGGCACATCCTCCTCCACAGGTATTATGAGTACGCACTGATCATCACAGAAGCCATCGCCTATTTCCACAGCTGCCTCAACCCTATCCTCTACTTCTTCATTGGAGTGAAGTTTAGGAAGAATCTGAAGAAAATAGCTAAAAGTATTGGGTGTGCCAGATATCGACGAGCGGCAAAGCAATGGCAGATGACCGAAGAGGATGGTTCAAAGACCTGCACAGCTTCAAACAATGTAGAAGAAACGAGCCTGCAGCCACTGTAA
- the CXCR6 gene encoding C-X-C chemokine receptor type 6 isoform X1, giving the protein MPCEPRNHLTRHFVKCLWITGMSTDEDYEAFLRAVSQEDNNDFFPKFSKVFLICMYSFACLFGVSGNTLVLIVFVFLEKVKTMTDVFLVSLATADLCFLGTLPFWAYSAAHEWIFGTLACRVIRGFYTLNLYGSMLTLTCVTIERYFAIVQATKVHVSQSKKAIWGKAICISLWMVSLAFALPQFVYSTQAEYDKVVCQANYSTLQMQQSIEVTQLSLGFFCPMLIMLACYYTIINTLLKAKGFDKHKSVKIVLAIVMAFICTQAPYNLLKLIRVVDRHILLHRYYEYALIITEAIAYFHSCLNPILYFFIGVKFRKNLKKIAKSIGCARYRRAAKQWQMTEEDGSKTCTASNNVEETSLQPL; this is encoded by the coding sequence ATGCCCTGTGAGCCCCGGAATCACCTAACTAGACACTTTGTCAAATGTTTGTGGATTACAGGTATGAGCACCGATGAGGATTATGAGGCATTCCTCAGAGCAGTGTCCCAAGAAGACAACAatgattttttcccaaagtttaGCAAAGTTTTCCTCATCTGCATGTACTCATTTGCTTGCCTCTTTGGAGTGTCTGGTAACACGCTGGTTCTCATTGTATTTGTTTTCCTCGAGAAAGTAAAGACGATGACAGACGTATTTTTAGTGAGCTTGGCTACAGCGGACTTATGCTTTCTTGGGACACTGCCGTTCTGGGCATACTCCGCCGCCCACGAGTGGATCTTTGGCACTTTGGCATGTCGGGTCATCCGGGGCTTCTACACCTTGAATCTGTATGGCTCCATGCTGACCCTCACCTGTGTGACCATTGAGAGATATTTTGCCATTGTCCAAGCCACCAAGGTCCACGTCAGCCAATCCAAGAAGGCAATCTGGGGCAAGGCAATCTGCATTTCGCTTTGGATGGTTTCCTTGGCCTTTGCGTTACCGCAGTTTGTGTACAGCACACAGGCTGAGTACGACAAAGTAGTATGCCAGGCAAACTATTCGACGCTTCAAATGCAACAATCCATTGAAGTCACTCAACTGTCTCTTGGGTTCTTCTGCCCTATGCTCATCATGCTCGCTTGCTACTACACCATTATAAACACTTTGCTCAAAGCCAAGGGTTTCGACAAACACAAGTCAGTGAAGATAGTCCTGGCGATCGTCATGGCGTTTATTTGCACGCAGGCACCCTAcaacttgctgaaactgattcgTGTCGTGGACCGGCACATCCTCCTCCACAGGTATTATGAGTACGCACTGATCATCACAGAAGCCATCGCCTATTTCCACAGCTGCCTCAACCCTATCCTCTACTTCTTCATTGGAGTGAAGTTTAGGAAGAATCTGAAGAAAATAGCTAAAAGTATTGGGTGTGCCAGATATCGACGAGCGGCAAAGCAATGGCAGATGACCGAAGAGGATGGTTCAAAGACCTGCACAGCTTCAAACAATGTAGAAGAAACGAGCCTGCAGCCACTGTAA
- the CXCR6 gene encoding C-X-C chemokine receptor type 6 isoform X2 translates to MSTDEDYEAFLRAVSQEDNNDFFPKFSKVFLICMYSFACLFGVSGNTLVLIVFVFLEKVKTMTDVFLVSLATADLCFLGTLPFWAYSAAHEWIFGTLACRVIRGFYTLNLYGSMLTLTCVTIERYFAIVQATKVHVSQSKKAIWGKAICISLWMVSLAFALPQFVYSTQAEYDKVVCQANYSTLQMQQSIEVTQLSLGFFCPMLIMLACYYTIINTLLKAKGFDKHKSVKIVLAIVMAFICTQAPYNLLKLIRVVDRHILLHRYYEYALIITEAIAYFHSCLNPILYFFIGVKFRKNLKKIAKSIGCARYRRAAKQWQMTEEDGSKTCTASNNVEETSLQPL, encoded by the coding sequence ATGAGCACCGATGAGGATTATGAGGCATTCCTCAGAGCAGTGTCCCAAGAAGACAACAatgattttttcccaaagtttaGCAAAGTTTTCCTCATCTGCATGTACTCATTTGCTTGCCTCTTTGGAGTGTCTGGTAACACGCTGGTTCTCATTGTATTTGTTTTCCTCGAGAAAGTAAAGACGATGACAGACGTATTTTTAGTGAGCTTGGCTACAGCGGACTTATGCTTTCTTGGGACACTGCCGTTCTGGGCATACTCCGCCGCCCACGAGTGGATCTTTGGCACTTTGGCATGTCGGGTCATCCGGGGCTTCTACACCTTGAATCTGTATGGCTCCATGCTGACCCTCACCTGTGTGACCATTGAGAGATATTTTGCCATTGTCCAAGCCACCAAGGTCCACGTCAGCCAATCCAAGAAGGCAATCTGGGGCAAGGCAATCTGCATTTCGCTTTGGATGGTTTCCTTGGCCTTTGCGTTACCGCAGTTTGTGTACAGCACACAGGCTGAGTACGACAAAGTAGTATGCCAGGCAAACTATTCGACGCTTCAAATGCAACAATCCATTGAAGTCACTCAACTGTCTCTTGGGTTCTTCTGCCCTATGCTCATCATGCTCGCTTGCTACTACACCATTATAAACACTTTGCTCAAAGCCAAGGGTTTCGACAAACACAAGTCAGTGAAGATAGTCCTGGCGATCGTCATGGCGTTTATTTGCACGCAGGCACCCTAcaacttgctgaaactgattcgTGTCGTGGACCGGCACATCCTCCTCCACAGGTATTATGAGTACGCACTGATCATCACAGAAGCCATCGCCTATTTCCACAGCTGCCTCAACCCTATCCTCTACTTCTTCATTGGAGTGAAGTTTAGGAAGAATCTGAAGAAAATAGCTAAAAGTATTGGGTGTGCCAGATATCGACGAGCGGCAAAGCAATGGCAGATGACCGAAGAGGATGGTTCAAAGACCTGCACAGCTTCAAACAATGTAGAAGAAACGAGCCTGCAGCCACTGTAA